The following proteins are encoded in a genomic region of Phoenix dactylifera cultivar Barhee BC4 unplaced genomic scaffold, palm_55x_up_171113_PBpolish2nd_filt_p 002363F, whole genome shotgun sequence:
- the LOC103718429 gene encoding probable serine/threonine-protein kinase DDB_G0276461 isoform X1 — protein sequence MWRFKQFMPKEQAGLEGRTVDVGSLKVHVRNVIAEGGFSCVYLARDAVNSSKQYALKHVICQDGESLDLVMKEISVMKLLKGHPNVVMLVAHAILDMGRTMEAMLVMEFCEKSLVTVLENRGAGYFEEKKILLIFRDVCNAVFAMHCQSPPIAHRDLKAENVLLGADGAWKLCDFGSTSTNHKCFNRPEEMGIEEDNIRKHTTPAYRAPEMWDLYRREVISEKVDIWALGCLLYRICYFKSAFDGESKLQILNGNYRIPDSPKFSASVTSLIKDMLEASPDARPNITQARYGPVLMSYCRQSCRSACLVVYICFKC from the exons ATGTGGAGGTTCAAGCAGTTCATGCCAAAAGAACAAGCTGGCCTGGAAGGTCGCACAGTTGATGTTGGCAGTCTGAAAGTCCATGTCCGAAATGTCATAGCGGAAGGGGGATTTTCCTGTGTCTACCTCGCCCGTGATGCTGTAAACTCATCCAAGCAATATGCACTGAAGCACGTGATTTGTCAGGATGGGGAGTCATTGGATCTGGTAATGAAGGAGATTTCAGTGATGAAGCTGCTCAAAGGGCATCCAAATGTTGTCATGCTTGTTGCGCATGCGATCCTGGACATGGGTCGGACGATGGAGGCAATGCTTGTGATGGAGTTCTGTGAGAAGTCATTGGTTACAGTGCTGGAGAACAGAGGGGCAGGATACTTTGAGGAGAAGAagattcttttgattttccgaGATGTTTGCAATGCAGTGTTTGCCATGCATTGCCAGTCTCCACCAATTGCACATAG AGATCTGAAAGCTGAAAATGTTCTACTTGGAGCTGATGGAGCTTGGAAATTGTGCGACTTTGGTAGCACCTCAACCAATCACAAGTGCTTCAACAGGCCTGAAGAGATGGGCATTGAGGAAGATAATATCAGAAAGCATACTACCCCTGCATATAGAGCCCCTGAG ATGTGGGATCTATACAGAAGGGAAGTTATCAGTGAGAAAGTAGACATTTGG GCTCTTGGATGCCTACTGTACAGAATTTGCTACTTTAAATCTGCATTTGATGGCGAATCAAAGCTTCAAATCCTTAATGGAAATTATCGCATCCCAGATTCACCAAAGTTCAGTGCTTCTGTGACGAGTCTTATTAAAGACATGCTTGAAGCCTCTCCAGATGCCAGACCAAACATCACGCAGGCAAG GTATGGTCCCGTGTTAATGAGCTACTGCCGGCAGAGCTGCAGAAGCGCTTGCCTGGTGGTCTACATCTGCTTTAAATGTTGA
- the LOC103718429 gene encoding probable serine/threonine-protein kinase DDB_G0276461 isoform X3, which yields MWRFKQFMPKEQAGLEGRTVDVGSLKVHVRNVIAEGGFSCVYLARDAVNSSKQYALKHVICQDGESLDLVMKEISVMKLLKGHPNVVMLVAHAILDMGRTMEAMLVMEFCEKSLVTVLENRGAGYFEEKKILLIFRDVCNAVFAMHCQSPPIAHRDLKAENVLLGADGAWKLCDFGSTSTNHKCFNRPEEMGIEEDNIRKHTTPAYRAPEMWDLYRREVISEKVDIWALGCLLYRICYFKSAFDGESKLQILNGNYRIPDSPKFSASVTSLIKDMLEASPDARPNITQARSLLDCPFISMNLGMVPC from the exons ATGTGGAGGTTCAAGCAGTTCATGCCAAAAGAACAAGCTGGCCTGGAAGGTCGCACAGTTGATGTTGGCAGTCTGAAAGTCCATGTCCGAAATGTCATAGCGGAAGGGGGATTTTCCTGTGTCTACCTCGCCCGTGATGCTGTAAACTCATCCAAGCAATATGCACTGAAGCACGTGATTTGTCAGGATGGGGAGTCATTGGATCTGGTAATGAAGGAGATTTCAGTGATGAAGCTGCTCAAAGGGCATCCAAATGTTGTCATGCTTGTTGCGCATGCGATCCTGGACATGGGTCGGACGATGGAGGCAATGCTTGTGATGGAGTTCTGTGAGAAGTCATTGGTTACAGTGCTGGAGAACAGAGGGGCAGGATACTTTGAGGAGAAGAagattcttttgattttccgaGATGTTTGCAATGCAGTGTTTGCCATGCATTGCCAGTCTCCACCAATTGCACATAG AGATCTGAAAGCTGAAAATGTTCTACTTGGAGCTGATGGAGCTTGGAAATTGTGCGACTTTGGTAGCACCTCAACCAATCACAAGTGCTTCAACAGGCCTGAAGAGATGGGCATTGAGGAAGATAATATCAGAAAGCATACTACCCCTGCATATAGAGCCCCTGAG ATGTGGGATCTATACAGAAGGGAAGTTATCAGTGAGAAAGTAGACATTTGG GCTCTTGGATGCCTACTGTACAGAATTTGCTACTTTAAATCTGCATTTGATGGCGAATCAAAGCTTCAAATCCTTAATGGAAATTATCGCATCCCAGATTCACCAAAGTTCAGTGCTTCTGTGACGAGTCTTATTAAAGACATGCTTGAAGCCTCTCCAGATGCCAGACCAAACATCACGCAGGCAAGGTCTTTGCTTGATTGCCCATTCATCTCCATGAATCTAG GTATGGTCCCGTGTTAA
- the LOC103718429 gene encoding probable serine/threonine-protein kinase DDB_G0276461 isoform X2, with product MWRFKQFMPKEQAGLEGRTVDVGSLKVHVRNVIAEGGFSCVYLARDAVNSSKQYALKHVICQDGESLDLVMKEISVMKLLKGHPNVVMLVAHAILDMGRTMEAMLVMEFCEKSLVTVLENRGAGYFEEKKILLIFRDVCNAVFAMHCQSPPIAHRDLKAENVLLGADGAWKLCDFGSTSTNHKCFNRPEEMGIEEDNIRKHTTPAYRAPEMWDLYRREVISEKVDIWALGCLLYRICYFKSAFDGESKLQILNGNYRIPDSPKFSASVTSLIKDMLEASPDARPNITQVWSRVNELLPAELQKRLPGGLHLL from the exons ATGTGGAGGTTCAAGCAGTTCATGCCAAAAGAACAAGCTGGCCTGGAAGGTCGCACAGTTGATGTTGGCAGTCTGAAAGTCCATGTCCGAAATGTCATAGCGGAAGGGGGATTTTCCTGTGTCTACCTCGCCCGTGATGCTGTAAACTCATCCAAGCAATATGCACTGAAGCACGTGATTTGTCAGGATGGGGAGTCATTGGATCTGGTAATGAAGGAGATTTCAGTGATGAAGCTGCTCAAAGGGCATCCAAATGTTGTCATGCTTGTTGCGCATGCGATCCTGGACATGGGTCGGACGATGGAGGCAATGCTTGTGATGGAGTTCTGTGAGAAGTCATTGGTTACAGTGCTGGAGAACAGAGGGGCAGGATACTTTGAGGAGAAGAagattcttttgattttccgaGATGTTTGCAATGCAGTGTTTGCCATGCATTGCCAGTCTCCACCAATTGCACATAG AGATCTGAAAGCTGAAAATGTTCTACTTGGAGCTGATGGAGCTTGGAAATTGTGCGACTTTGGTAGCACCTCAACCAATCACAAGTGCTTCAACAGGCCTGAAGAGATGGGCATTGAGGAAGATAATATCAGAAAGCATACTACCCCTGCATATAGAGCCCCTGAG ATGTGGGATCTATACAGAAGGGAAGTTATCAGTGAGAAAGTAGACATTTGG GCTCTTGGATGCCTACTGTACAGAATTTGCTACTTTAAATCTGCATTTGATGGCGAATCAAAGCTTCAAATCCTTAATGGAAATTATCGCATCCCAGATTCACCAAAGTTCAGTGCTTCTGTGACGAGTCTTATTAAAGACATGCTTGAAGCCTCTCCAGATGCCAGACCAAACATCACGCAG GTATGGTCCCGTGTTAATGAGCTACTGCCGGCAGAGCTGCAGAAGCGCTTGCCTGGTGGTCTACATCTGCTTTAA